The Calliopsis andreniformis isolate RMS-2024a chromosome 10, iyCalAndr_principal, whole genome shotgun sequence nucleotide sequence GGGAAAGCGCTGAACGAGTTCAACTCGAAACTCGACGAGGCAGGAAGCGAGCTTCACCTAGAGCTAGACGTAGGTGACGAGGACAGAGACGATGACGATATTCCCAAAAGAGTGGTAGCACCCAACAGCGACATGGATTCAGATTTGGAGCCGTTTAAGTCCATCTCATCGTCGAAAGTGAAGCAAGAGTCAAGCAGCTCCATCGAGTCCCAGTTGACGCCCGATCAGCTGGCCCTGCTGAAGTACTTCggccagcagcagcaacaggtgATCACCACCTCGCGACCAGTCGTTGTCCTCGAGACAGTGTACGAGTCTCACGTGATCCCAGTGGTGAACAACGGGAACACGTTGTACTCGACGTTAACCAGGCCCGTGGGCACTGTGCCACGGACCTCTTACGAATACGGAACATCCACTATCGCGCCAGTTCTGCCACCACAATTACCGCCGCAATTACCGCCGCAATTGCCACCACAATTGCCACCACAATTGCCTCTGTTCCCGCAGCAGCCGCAGTTCACGGTGACGAGCACGCCTCTGGTCACGCAAACGCTGGCCACTGTCTCTGACTCGAGGATTCTGAAGCTGACCTTTGGAGCGAAGACAGCTTACACCACGCTGTATTCCAGCCGAGTGGTGCCAACAGAGATCACGACCTATGTCACGACTACTGTACCTGTTCAGCCGTCTGTCCCTGTTTTTCCAGGTTACTATCCACCACCTGTTGCCTATCCACCCTTCCCCTACGCGGGGTAGGTTGCTCTCGGTCCGCAGTGGCAGTGTGAAGGAACTAATTGATCTTGATAAGTGGATCGAAAGGGGGGACGTTTCAATCTGGCGGGTACTAAAAGTGGGAAAAAGAAAGTTTGCATCGATTAACGCCGAGTAGGGTAAGAGTACCAATTACTATGTGGGGGCTGAATACTGTACCTCCCTTTTATTTTCACATGTAGCAAAACGTAGCAGTATTAAATTGAAAATGTTTATTCTTTTTCGTAAACTCGAATCTTTGAATTATGTATTcaaattgaaaatataatacTTCTGTATCATTGAAAATATGATAATTGTACAGTAATTGATACAAGTGTAGAAGTAATTGGTGCATGAAcctctttttgtattttaattaatactTAAAGTGTTTCCAATATTTTAGTTGCGAAAAAATTCCTGTAAGtagaaaaaatattgaatttaatataaatacgtTGAAAAGTAccaaaaaatgaaataatactGTTTGATTTAACTAAAACTGGGACAGATAGCCTTAATGATCACAGTAATTGGTACATTTACCCTAAATATCGTTTAGGAACTTAATCGTTGAAGATTCGATTCTATTAGGTCTCCATAGGTCTTGCTGCATAAAAATTTGGCATTTTAGAGTAAAGTTATTTAACGTATTTAAAATCTAGTGTTTAGGATTAGTGTGTAAGGTGTACGGATCAGTGCTCTGTAGCTTTTGAAGGATAGAGAGTGAAACATAGAGAACAGTAAAGTatgaattaaaatttataaaatcgATAACAAAAAGTTTACGTTCTATGGTAGTATTTATTTAATATGAAGTTTACAGAAACAAAGTTTATTTGATGCTGTTCAATTGGAAATGAAATTCACTTTCTAGCTGTGAcggtaaatataaaaaatttcgaTAGTCTTAAGTTCATTTTTCCATCATTCTTTAAAGCTCATGCTTTTATTTCGTTAAGCAGAAAAAGTCAGTTCATAAGAGATTTCTGCATCAGTCAGTGATTAAAATCTAGATAAAATGAGATGCAAACACAAATCACATTCCCAAATTGAACGTAATTTTCGATCgaaattttatgtaaattttgtaaataatcgtttttctgtttttttctttcttgTAACTTTACTGAGATTTCCAAATTTTTATTTGATCAATAATTTGTCTAAGATTGTACATCTATttgatattaatttaaaaaaatacttgTGTCTAACTGTATCAAGTTCGATTACATTCAACAGTGCAGCTCCAAAatagttttaatattttacgCTATACGTTTTATGGTGTTCAAGACGTTTAAATTCAGAGAGCTGATTTACGTTAACTATCTCTAATCACGTGGTGCTCAACAACGATTGTACCTAATTGGTTGACAAACAAATCATTGTAAATAAATTAGCGACTATTATACgatattgtatgtatattaaaaattttgtaaataaagtacgtaaaaataataaatgaacCATGACTCAAATTAGTTCTTAGAATTATCGTGTGTAATTTATATGAATTGGATTAACGTTTCTAAAAATAAGTACTAATGTACAAAAAATAATTCAAAAGTAATGAAAATAAGAAAGTAGAAAATATGTCATACAGCAATGAATAATGAAATTTTAAATCATGTAGGTACTTCTTCAACGCGGAAGAGTATATTCAATATTTAGTTCGTTTAAAAGCTTACAAACTTACAAATATTATATTAAGCTGTATATCAAGATTAAAAAATGAAGAGTTGCGATAAAAAACGTTCTCCACATCTTCATAGTCTTTTCAGAAGATTTCGATGGAGCGAATAATGTATTCTTGAatctagcatgaaatgcaagtcGATCTGCATAAATgataaattagaataaaaattagCGCTTGAATGTGATAGACTCCTCTTCTTTCTTGATAGCTCGAATAAGTGTCAAGCTAAGAGCAGCTATTATTACCTGTAAAATTAAATCTGCTGTTAAATGGTGAACCTATTTTACGAAACGATGACATTGttcaataatttaatattaatagtaaattaataataattttttgttaatagttttttcctctttctacaaatataaattctatattctagatctcaattaaggccTCAACTCCAATTTTTTGGAGACACAGGAATAAGCATAGATAAAACACAGAAATCGGAAAGCTTACATGAAGTAAACACAGCGCCAATGCTAAACCAGCCAACCATCCAGTTCTGCCTTCCAAAAACCATGAAATCTCTTCCACACATCCATGGAAGAATGCATTCCCAGTAACAGTATCCCTACACTCGGTGGGCAGTGGTTTCTTCAAGTTCACATAATCCATAGGTCCATCAGCGCCACAACATCCGATCTATTTTAAAATCTTTCGATGAGTTTCACGtcgtttgctccaacagacatgGAACAAGCGTACACGAAAAATTCTGAACTACTTTCGATGGACATACTAAACATACACAACTGGAGAACACATAGCTGTATCCCCTTCATTGGGTCTTGAACCATTAAAAAAGGTTTGCCTCTATCACTAACAGTTTTTAAGGAAATTACAGCGCTTTTATgtctttttatgtctattaataACAACTGGTCGTATCGCCTTACGCTTTCTTGGATTAATTGAAGAATGTACGTTGCCCGTTCGTCGTGGTACTTGTTGATGAGAGCAGTCATAGATCGTCGTATCAGCGGTTGAATTTTACTGTCATAAGTAGAATAATCCAGAACCGTCGCTGTGCCAGCCAGACCAAGAATGTAGCAGAAGAGTTGTAGACCTGCATACTGTGAAAATGTTGGAAATAATTACTAAGTGTTGTGGTTTTAGGATCAACGAAGATGTACAAACTTTTCAATCGATTGTTAATGTAACACATATGTATATTAACTCAAAGATATTATTACTGCACAATGAATGCAGATCGAGCACTATGTTATAGGGCATTTTGTACTCCATTTAAGGTCCCTTATCAATCTTTAAAATATTGTTACGTATATTCtttacaccctgtacattaAATCATAAACTCTGCTTGAGACATCGCAACGAATTTTTCGAATGACTCAATATAGCATTAAACACACTGTAGGCGTTCTAGTCAACAAATTACTGGGTTAAGAAATTAAAGTAGCATTTCCAagtttaatgataaattaacgTTATCTTACGACATAGAGGCCAATAATGTGTTCCATAAGAGCGACGCCGCAGCCGATGaacgtaattattatgatgaatatcgacGCAGCAAGTAGAATGTAAATGCCTATGTA carries:
- the Tsp2a gene encoding tetraspanin 2A; this encodes MVAKASGPQLEQRIQCIKFTIFCLNAIIWLLGSAMFGLCMWLRLDPGFQEWVEFLEMYEFYIGIYILLAASIFIIIITFIGCGVALMEHIIGLYVYAGLQLFCYILGLAGTATVLDYSTYDSKIQPLIRRSMTALINKYHDERATYILQLIQESIGCCGADGPMDYVNLKKPLPTECRDTVTGNAFFHGCVEEISWFLEGRTGWLAGLALALCLLHVIIAALSLTLIRAIKKEEESITFKR